Within the Candidatus Melainabacteria bacterium genome, the region ATGCGATAAAAATTTTTCATTATCTCATATAGTGGTAGCTACTGATGGCTCACAAATAGTTCCTTCTGCACATGAGTTTACTAGTGCTTCACTAATAAATATAGGAATAGTAAGTATCCCTTATTTTAATAAGAATATTGCAGTGGTTTTAAACTCAGAACCAACAATTTACAATTCACTAGATGAAATTAATTCATTTAGTAATTCAGAAAATGTTCAAGAAGAAGATCTTATTTCATATGAACGTACTTTAAAAGAAATAGAAGAATTGGTTTTACAAGTAAAAAAATATAAGTCATATGACACCCCAGTTATTGCTCTTTTAGATGGAACATTCATTCATTGGCATTTAGAAAAGTTTAGTAATGCTTTTATTGAAAGTTTTATTAAGAGATTTTCAGATGCTTTGTTTGAACTTAAATCATTAAATATTCCTGTTGCTAGTTTTTTAAGTAATTCAAGATCAAACGATTTAATTAATATGCTTAAGATTTATAAGTGTCCTTATGAATTAGTTGACTGTAAAAAACATTGCTCGGATATAAATTCAAAAAATTTACCGTGTAATCCAATGCCTGACTACAAGCCAGTTCTAGATAGGAGACTTGTTGAAAAATTTCTACCAGTAAATCAAAGTAACTTAGGGAATCGGACTGTTGCTTTTAAATCAAATAGCAAAATATTAAATTACTATCCTAACGATTTAAAGGTTTTATTCTTTTATATGAATACTGGCACTGAAATTGCAAGGGTAGAACTTCCTTATTATGTAGCTAGTGATGATAAGCTCATGAATTTATTGCACAACGTTTTAGCTCTCCAATGCAAGGTAGGTTTTGGTTATCCTATCGTTCTGGGTGAAGCTCACTTACAGGCAGTAGTAAGTAAAAATGATCGCAGGGTGTTTTATGATCTTATTCGTGAACAATTGCTAAAAAATTCTCAAAGACCTGTGGCTTTATCAAGTAAGGAACTAAAAAAAAGAATTAGTTTTGTTTAGTTGATTCACTGACTTTTGTTGTTGCTTCTCTTGCTTTGTGAACAATTTCTTTTAACACTGGAGAGACACGGTTAATCGCG harbors:
- a CDS encoding DNA double-strand break repair nuclease NurA — encoded protein: MPLDLKKLITQVKNIERQDSRDLNQQRLDSTFKVFQSALESGEHLISKLLETQSSKKSVFFFAVPESRSKKLDHIYECDKNFSLSHIVVATDGSQIVPSAHEFTSASLINIGIVSIPYFNKNIAVVLNSEPTIYNSLDEINSFSNSENVQEEDLISYERTLKEIEELVLQVKKYKSYDTPVIALLDGTFIHWHLEKFSNAFIESFIKRFSDALFELKSLNIPVASFLSNSRSNDLINMLKIYKCPYELVDCKKHCSDINSKNLPCNPMPDYKPVLDRRLVEKFLPVNQSNLGNRTVAFKSNSKILNYYPNDLKVLFFYMNTGTEIARVELPYYVASDDKLMNLLHNVLALQCKVGFGYPIVLGEAHLQAVVSKNDRRVFYDLIREQLLKNSQRPVALSSKELKKRISFV